In a genomic window of Gossypium arboreum isolate Shixiya-1 chromosome 7, ASM2569848v2, whole genome shotgun sequence:
- the LOC108459919 gene encoding hydroquinone glucosyltransferase-like, translated as MAKLQTPHIAILPSPGMGHLIPLVEFARSLVHQHNFTVTFVIPTNDSPSKAQKSVLDSLPTSITHIFLHPADLSDLPLDSKIETVISLTLARSLSFLRDAFKSMVDKTNLVALVFDLFGTDAFDVAREFNVSPYIFFPATAMTLSLMLYLPKLDQMVPCEYRDRPELVRIPGCIPIHGKELLDPTQDRRNDAYKWLLHHTKRYRLAEGIMVNSFVDLEAGAIKALEEKEPGKPPVYPVGPLVNIGPSKLDDGSDCLKWLDDQPHGSVLYVSFGSGGTLSYNQIHELALGLEMSEQRFLWVVRSPNDAAANATYLSVESEKDPFDFLPKGFLERTKGRGLVVASWAPQAQVLSHGSTGGFLTHCGWNSTLESVVNGVPLIAWPLYAEQKMNALMLIEDIKVALRPKPNENGLVGKDEIAKAVKVLMEGEEGKGVRNRMKHLKEAASKVLGENGCSTKALSQVASKWRNQTAI; from the coding sequence ATGGCAAAGTTGCAAACACCCCATATAGCCATTCTGCCGAGTCCTGGAATGGGTCACCTCATTCCACTCGTTGAGTTCGCCAGGTCACTTGTTCACCAACACAACTTCACTGTCACCTTTGTTATCCCCACCAATGATTCTCCTtctaaagctcaaaaatcagttcttGACTCTCTTCCCACCTCCATTACTCATATCTTTCTTCATCCTGCTGACTTGTCTGACCTTCCTCTGGATTCAAAGATTGAAACTGTCATTTCTTTAACCCTGGCTCGCTCCCTTTCTTTCCTTCGGGATGCTTTCAAGTCTATGGTTGATAAAACTAACCTTGTTGCTTTGGTGTTTGATCTTTTCGGGACTGACGCATTCGATGTTGCGAGAGAATTCAACGTCTCCCCCTATATATTTTTCCCTGCCACGGCCATGACTTTGTCTCTGATGCTTTACTTACCAAAGCTCGACCAAATGGTTCCATGCGAATACAGGGACCGACCGGAACTGGTGAGGATTCCAGGGTGCATACCCATTCACGGTAAAGAATTGTTGGACCCGACTCAAGACAGGAGAAACGATGCTTACAAGTGGCTTCTTCATCATACAAAGCGGTATAGATTGGCTGAAGGAATTATGGTCAACAGTTTCGTGGACTTGGAAGCAGGTGCAATAAAGGCTTTAGAGGAGAAAGAACCGGGTAAGCCTCCAGTTTATCCGGTTGGGCCACTCGTTAACATTGGCCCTAGTAAATTGGATGATGGTTCGGATTGTCTGAAGTGGCTAGATGATCAGCCACATGGGTCGGTTTTGTATGTCTCATTTGGGAGCGGGGGGACCCTTTCTTATAACCAGATACATGAGTTGGCTTTGGGGTTGGAAATGAGTGAGCAACGATTTCTATGGGTGGTGAGAAGTCCAAATGATGCGGCTGCAAACGCCACATATTTAAGCGTAGAGAGTGAGAAGGACCCTTTTGATTTTCTACCCAAGGGATTTCTCGAGAGAACCAAAGGACGGGGACTAGTGGTGGCATCGTGGGCACCACAGGCTCAAGTGCTGAGCCACGGCTCTACAGGTGGGTTTTTGACCCATTGCGGATGGAACTCGACTCTTGAAAGTGTTGTGAACGGGGTGCCGCTAATCGCATGGCCACTCTACGCGGAACAAAAGATGAATGCCCTGATGCTAATTGAGGATATTAAAGTTGCATTGAGACCAAAACCCAATGAAAACGGTTTAGTTGGCAAAGACGAGATCGCAAAGGCTGTTAAGGTTCTAATGGAAGGTGAAGAGGGTAAAGGTGTTCGAAACAGAATGAAACACCTCAAGGAAGCAGCTTCGAAGGTACTGGGTGAAAATGGGTGTTCCACCAAGGCACTCTCTCAGGTGGCTAGTAAGTGGAGGAATCAGACTGCCATCTAG